A genomic region of Fodinisporobacter ferrooxydans contains the following coding sequences:
- a CDS encoding YqeG family HAD IIIA-type phosphatase: MLRQFVPDLFVKSIFDIDLQALQARGIKGIVTDLDNTLVEWNAPDATPKLVQWLDRVREHGFQVCIVSNNDATRVESFAKPLGLPCIADAKKPRRGAFEQALAMIGANQHDTVMIGDQIFTDIAGGNRMGMFTILVAPISQEEWIGTRFTRKVEHVVLNLLRKKGLITWQR; the protein is encoded by the coding sequence ATGTTAAGACAATTTGTCCCTGACTTGTTTGTAAAGTCGATCTTTGATATTGACTTGCAGGCTCTGCAGGCACGCGGCATAAAAGGCATTGTGACAGATTTGGACAATACATTGGTAGAATGGAATGCACCGGATGCCACGCCCAAACTGGTCCAATGGCTGGATCGGGTGAGAGAACACGGCTTTCAGGTGTGCATTGTTTCCAATAATGATGCGACACGTGTGGAATCGTTTGCGAAACCGCTTGGACTTCCCTGCATCGCAGATGCGAAAAAGCCGCGGCGCGGCGCTTTTGAACAGGCCCTGGCGATGATTGGCGCCAATCAGCATGATACGGTCATGATCGGCGATCAAATCTTTACGGACATTGCCGGCGGCAATCGTATGGGGATGTTCACCATATTAGTGGCGCCGATTTCTCAAGAAGAATGGATCGGTACTCGCTTTACGAGGAAAGTTGAACATGTTGTGCTGAATCTATTGCGCAAAAAGGGGTTGATTACGTGGCAGAGGTAA